One window of the Anguilla rostrata isolate EN2019 chromosome 13, ASM1855537v3, whole genome shotgun sequence genome contains the following:
- the eya2 gene encoding eyes absent homolog 2 isoform X1, producing MAAYGQTQYSPAIQPAGPYTPYAHHTQGYSMASYNIKTEDSLSHSPGQNSLLGYASNFGSPPPSQALYSYSTHGSGISSGIFQGANGISSSTPFSPSQQDFSAYSAYSQSQYSPYYSSHYNNPYLTASNVSPSAITTAIPYQHPEHPPVVTNHSPESHSGEYHPPPSPPTPGKDQEGGPARRGSEGKLRGRKRTSDPAPPLDSDIERVFVWDLDETIIIFHSLLTGTFATRFGKDSAKAVSLGLWMEEMIFNLADSRLFFNDLEECDQVHVDDVASDDNGQDLSTYNFGADGFQSPAGGATLCLGSGVHGGVDWMRKLAFRYRRVKEIYNTYKNNVGGLLGSPKREEWLQLRREMEVLTDLWLTQALRALALINSRPNCVNVLVTTTQLIPALSKVLLYGLGAAFPIENIYSATKTGKESCFERVTQRFGRRAVYVVVGDGVEEETVAKKKNMPFWRVSCRPDLEALSHALELDYL from the exons ATGGCAGCATATGGTCAAACGCAGTACAGTCCGGCTATCCAACCTGCGGGACCCTACACACCGTACGCGCACCACACCCAGGGCTACAGCATGGCCTCTTACA ACATTAAGACGGAGGACAGCCTGAGCCACTCTCCGGGGCAGAACAGTCTGCTCGGATACGCCTCGAATTTCGGCAGCCCCCCACCGAGCCAGGCCCTCTACAGCTACTCCACACACG GAAGTGGAATTTCATCAGGTATTTTCCAGGGAGCCAATGGAATCAGTAGTTCTACACCATTTAGCCCCTCCCAGCAG GATTTCTCTGCATACTCGGCCTACAGCCAATCCCAGTACTCCCCTTACTACAGCTCCCACTACAACAACCCTTACCTCACAGCCAGTAACGTCAGCCCCTCCGCCATCACTACCGCCATACCCTATCAGCACCCAGAACACCCCCCTGTGGTGACCAATCACAGTCCAGAGTCACACTCAG gagagTATCACccacccccaagcccccccaccccaggtaAAGATCAGGAGGGGGGCCCGGCTCGAAGAGGATCTGAGGGAAAgctgagggggaggaagagaacgagtgaccccgcccctcctctgGACTCCGACATCGAG CGTGTGTTCGTATGGGACCTGGATGAGACCATCATCATCTTCCACTCTTTGCTCACAGGAACGTTCGCCACAAGATTTGGCAAG GATTCTGCTAAGGCCGTGTCTCTGGGGCTGTGGATGGAGGAGATGATCTTTAACCTGGCCGACTCACGCCTCTTCTTCAACGACCTGGAg GAATGCGACCAAGTTCACGTTGACGACGTGGCGTCGGATGACAACGGGCAGGACTTGAG CACATACAACTTTGGCGCAGATGGCTTCCAgagcccagcagggggcgccacgTTGTGCCTGGGCTCAGGGGTCCATGGGGGGGTGGACTGGATGAGGAAGCTGGCATTCCGCTATCGTCGGGTCAAGGAGATATACAACACCTACAAGAACAATGTGGGAG gtttGCTGGGCAGTCCTAAGCGGGAGGAGTGGCTCCAGCTGCGGAGGGAGATGGAGGTCCTGACGGACCTGTGGCTCACTCAGGCACTGAGGGCTTTGGCTCTCATCAACTCCAG GCCAAACTGTGTGAACGTGCTGGTCACCACCACCCAGCTGATTCCAGCCCTGTCCAAGGTCTTGCTGTATGGCCTGGGTGCGGCTTTCCCCATAGAGAACATCTACAGCGCCACAAAGACAg GGAAGGAGAGCTGCTTCGAGCGCGTGACTCAGCGGTTCGGCCGACGGGCGGTGTACGTGGTGGTGGGCGACGGAGTGGAAGAGGAAACGGTGGCGAAGAAG AAGAACATGCCGTTCTGGAGAGTGTCCTGCAGGCCCGACCTGGAGGCCCTTAGCCATGCACTGGAGCTCGACTACCTCTAG
- the eya2 gene encoding eyes absent homolog 2 isoform X2 gives MASYNIKTEDSLSHSPGQNSLLGYASNFGSPPPSQALYSYSTHGSGISSGIFQGANGISSSTPFSPSQQDFSAYSAYSQSQYSPYYSSHYNNPYLTASNVSPSAITTAIPYQHPEHPPVVTNHSPESHSGEYHPPPSPPTPGKDQEGGPARRGSEGKLRGRKRTSDPAPPLDSDIERVFVWDLDETIIIFHSLLTGTFATRFGKDSAKAVSLGLWMEEMIFNLADSRLFFNDLEECDQVHVDDVASDDNGQDLSTYNFGADGFQSPAGGATLCLGSGVHGGVDWMRKLAFRYRRVKEIYNTYKNNVGGLLGSPKREEWLQLRREMEVLTDLWLTQALRALALINSRPNCVNVLVTTTQLIPALSKVLLYGLGAAFPIENIYSATKTGKESCFERVTQRFGRRAVYVVVGDGVEEETVAKKKNMPFWRVSCRPDLEALSHALELDYL, from the exons ATGGCCTCTTACA ACATTAAGACGGAGGACAGCCTGAGCCACTCTCCGGGGCAGAACAGTCTGCTCGGATACGCCTCGAATTTCGGCAGCCCCCCACCGAGCCAGGCCCTCTACAGCTACTCCACACACG GAAGTGGAATTTCATCAGGTATTTTCCAGGGAGCCAATGGAATCAGTAGTTCTACACCATTTAGCCCCTCCCAGCAG GATTTCTCTGCATACTCGGCCTACAGCCAATCCCAGTACTCCCCTTACTACAGCTCCCACTACAACAACCCTTACCTCACAGCCAGTAACGTCAGCCCCTCCGCCATCACTACCGCCATACCCTATCAGCACCCAGAACACCCCCCTGTGGTGACCAATCACAGTCCAGAGTCACACTCAG gagagTATCACccacccccaagcccccccaccccaggtaAAGATCAGGAGGGGGGCCCGGCTCGAAGAGGATCTGAGGGAAAgctgagggggaggaagagaacgagtgaccccgcccctcctctgGACTCCGACATCGAG CGTGTGTTCGTATGGGACCTGGATGAGACCATCATCATCTTCCACTCTTTGCTCACAGGAACGTTCGCCACAAGATTTGGCAAG GATTCTGCTAAGGCCGTGTCTCTGGGGCTGTGGATGGAGGAGATGATCTTTAACCTGGCCGACTCACGCCTCTTCTTCAACGACCTGGAg GAATGCGACCAAGTTCACGTTGACGACGTGGCGTCGGATGACAACGGGCAGGACTTGAG CACATACAACTTTGGCGCAGATGGCTTCCAgagcccagcagggggcgccacgTTGTGCCTGGGCTCAGGGGTCCATGGGGGGGTGGACTGGATGAGGAAGCTGGCATTCCGCTATCGTCGGGTCAAGGAGATATACAACACCTACAAGAACAATGTGGGAG gtttGCTGGGCAGTCCTAAGCGGGAGGAGTGGCTCCAGCTGCGGAGGGAGATGGAGGTCCTGACGGACCTGTGGCTCACTCAGGCACTGAGGGCTTTGGCTCTCATCAACTCCAG GCCAAACTGTGTGAACGTGCTGGTCACCACCACCCAGCTGATTCCAGCCCTGTCCAAGGTCTTGCTGTATGGCCTGGGTGCGGCTTTCCCCATAGAGAACATCTACAGCGCCACAAAGACAg GGAAGGAGAGCTGCTTCGAGCGCGTGACTCAGCGGTTCGGCCGACGGGCGGTGTACGTGGTGGTGGGCGACGGAGTGGAAGAGGAAACGGTGGCGAAGAAG AAGAACATGCCGTTCTGGAGAGTGTCCTGCAGGCCCGACCTGGAGGCCCTTAGCCATGCACTGGAGCTCGACTACCTCTAG